A segment of the Candidatus Hydrogenedentota bacterium genome:
CGACGAAAACGTGCTCATCCTCCATTCGCGGGCCATCGCCGACCAATACCGGCGCGAATTCGAGCGCATTTACGCCGCCGGTTCGCCCTGACCCGCGCCGTTGCCGCGGGATTCAACGAATCCGAGATTGGCTGTCGAAGACGATCAGTGGCTTGTAAGAATGCGCCGCGCGTCGGCGAGGAGCCGATCCACATCGCGTTGGACGTCGCCGGGCAGTGGCTCGCAGGCATGGTTCGCGAGCAGATCGTCTTTCATGGCGCGGCAGCGGGACAACATGTCCTTGCGAGCGAGTTCGCGCCAGGGTTCCCAGAAGTTGCGGTCGAGCAGTTGCGGGAACCAGAGTTCGGATTGGAAGTGGAGGGCGGTGTGTTCTTCGGCGAGGTAGTTGCCGCCGGGGCCGACTTTTCGGATCGTATCGAAGCCGAGCGCGTCGTCGTCGAACGCGATGCCGCGCAAGATGCGCTCGACGTAGCCGATGATTTCGTGCTGCATGACGAGCATCGGGAGGGATGTGCCGAGGTCCACGCCGCTGATGCCAAGATGGCCGAAGATGTCGGCCCCGGCGAGCGCGCCGCAGACGAGCGTGATCCCGGCCTCGATGCCGGCCTGGGCATCGGGGATCTTGCTGTCGGTCAGGCCGACGTTGATGTAGACGGGGAGGCCGTAATGTTTGCCCATCTGCGTCATGGCGACGGCCATGAGCGCCTGTTCGGGACCGGCGAAGACCAGTTGCATCGTGCGCATATCGAACGCATGCGGGATGCCGCCGTAACAGATCGGCGTGCCGGGGCGGATGGTCTGGACGAGGCAGAGCCCGGCGAGGATCTCGGCGTTTTCCTGGGCGAGCGTGCCGGCGAGGGCGCCGGGACCGGTCGCGCCGACTTGGGCCATCGGGCCGATGGGCACGGGCAGTGGATAGCGGCACGTCTCGAAGAGCAAGTCAATGCCGTGCCGCGCAAATCGCAACGGGCTGATCGGTTCGAGGAACGGGTACGCGAACGGATGCCGGATGGCGTCCGCCTCGCTGCCCGCGACGACGGCGAACAGGTCGAGAATGAAACGCGCGGATGCGCGGTCGTGGAACCAGAACGTGATGGGCTTCGTTGTGTTCTTGAGCAATTCGGCGGCGACGTACACGCAGCGGCATTCGGGCGGAATACCCTGCGGATCGGCCATCGCGCCGACGATGTTGATGTGCGGCAACGCGTCGCCGAGACGCGCGGCGGTCGTCACGTCGTCGAGCGTCGGATAGCGCCGCTCGGTGAAATCATCGTCAATCCACAGCGCCTCGCCGGCGATGGAATTGTAGTTGCGCGTGCCATGGCCGAATTGCGCGGTCTTCGATCGGTCGCGCCCGTAGATCGTGAATTGTTTGCCGGCGGAGGCGATGCAGCGCTCGACCATCTCCGGCGGAAAAAGGACATGCTGTTTCGCGGAATCCACGCGCGCGCCCGCATCCGCAAGCCGCGCCAGCATCTCGTCGTGCGGAACCCGCACGCCCACTTCGGCCAGGATGTCGAGCGAAACCGCGTGCAGTTTCGCGAGTTGTTCGTCCGACAACACCCGCAAGATCATGGCGCGTCCTCCTGTCCGCGGAAGTATAGCGTGGGGCATGGAGACGGCGCATCCGTGGAAGATCGCGTGAAAAACACGGCGGCGGATTGCGCTTCCTATTTCCGCTATTTTTGTTCGCCGGAGGCAGGGGCCGCCTTGGCCGTTTCCGCCGCCGGGGCCGCCGGGGCGGATTCGGGCTTAGGCGCCGGAGGCGCGGGCGGGGTGTACCGGAATTTTTCTTCGGGGAGGGGCGCGTTCAACACGATGTCCCGCAGGGCGAGCGTGACCATCGGCTGGCCTTCCATGTTCAGGGCCACCACTTTCAGGATGATGCCGGTTTCCTTTTCGAAATAGGCCAATATCTTGGACACGGGAATGTCCTTTTCCGGGTTTTTCATTTCACCGGCGATTACATGGGCCTCCTTGTCGTCCACCTTTTCCGGCGGCATGACGGTCAGGTTCAGGTGCTGGTTCATGATGTCGAAGAGGCCTTTCGCATCCGCCGCAATCGGAAGTTGATCCACCGTCTTCGACTCGACCTTTCCGAGGAATTCCGTTTCGACATAGGCGGCGCTGCCATCGGAACCGGCCAAGATGCGGGCCATGGGCTTGGCCTGCGGGGTCAGTCCCGC
Coding sequences within it:
- a CDS encoding trimethylamine methyltransferase family protein, which translates into the protein MILRVLSDEQLAKLHAVSLDILAEVGVRVPHDEMLARLADAGARVDSAKQHVLFPPEMVERCIASAGKQFTIYGRDRSKTAQFGHGTRNYNSIAGEALWIDDDFTERRYPTLDDVTTAARLGDALPHINIVGAMADPQGIPPECRCVYVAAELLKNTTKPITFWFHDRASARFILDLFAVVAGSEADAIRHPFAYPFLEPISPLRFARHGIDLLFETCRYPLPVPIGPMAQVGATGPGALAGTLAQENAEILAGLCLVQTIRPGTPICYGGIPHAFDMRTMQLVFAGPEQALMAVAMTQMGKHYGLPVYINVGLTDSKIPDAQAGIEAGITLVCGALAGADIFGHLGISGVDLGTSLPMLVMQHEIIGYVERILRGIAFDDDALGFDTIRKVGPGGNYLAEEHTALHFQSELWFPQLLDRNFWEPWRELARKDMLSRCRAMKDDLLANHACEPLPGDVQRDVDRLLADARRILTSH